The nucleotide window GCATTGactttttcaacgggaaacccaccaaaaaccattaataacatattttactgaaattaaacattgctaagtatagatatttaagttcgttagtttaagttacccataatctgttctaagcactttgatatacattatgttggtacctacccattaatcacaatctttcaatacataggggccacttgggtaatgattgcactgcattcatgccctaagcaattgcttagtctgcttatgggctaacccaggacttcttaggttactctaagacttgagcatttcaagtaaataaaaagttatgtgtaatatatgttatgtacctattgcaatatttatgtatccagaaggaagtgcgttttctgcaatcagagcggtgcatgtacatatttttttctgttggacaagtaaaatggatatgaatgggcgggtgGGTCTGgaccccttatatattttttgacaataatacatatgtagtcgtagggcggcataatcggttttgcacgcgggcgaacaaacagctagcggcgggcctgccTAGATCCTAGTTCCTAGATTTATGTAGGCAACTGAACTCTTTCACTTTCATAACTACTTGactctagtttttttttttctagccgACTTCCTAATAGAAAAGAATATAACAGCGAACTACATGATATCTGAGAAAAACTTCCTCATCAGTCTAATGTTGGAAACCATAGAGTACGCAGCTCAAAGGGACTTCGGCGCGTACAAACTATCCGTGCTGATAACAATTTATCTAGATTCGCATCTGTACTTCAAGTGGTATTACTGGCAGTCGCCCACTTCTGTGTGGAATTACTTCAAAGAAATGATGATACGACATTCAATTGAGGTGAGTCACAGGCCCTTTGTACGGAACTTTACGAGGTCCAGCAATATTAGGCAACTTTCATTTTTTGTCACACTAGGCTCCTTATTCCTAATACCCCTTTAGAGGGGTAACAATGGTCCTGGACTAAGAATCCTACTTGGACTGGGTTTCTAAAGCTTCGTTTTCATGATATAAGTTGTCTCGAACCTAGGGCACGCCAATACTGACATAACAGTGCATCAGGCTAGTGCATACTTTAACCCTGGACCCTTAACTCTTATGATGTTTATTGACAGGACACGCCCTACGGTGAAGAGGTATTTGGACCAGAAGATTGTTACGACATAGTTTCGCACTTCCATACGGTGTACCTTACGAACCTGCCGCTCATACATATTCTGACCTTCGGCACTCCTCGCCTTAAGTTGCTGTGGCCCTTTAAGTTGGTGAAATAGAATCTTATGAATATAAATGTGTGTTTCATTTATGAATCTACTTGGGTTTGAGTTTTGTAAGTAATAATTGCAGTTCCCAAATATTAgagtcatttttattatttgttgaaataACACATCATAACAGCATCTGATAACTATTCTATATTGAATAatgaatgaaaactttttttattttgctaaagAGCCAGAAATAATTATTGCAGAAAATCGTATGTTTTTTACTAGGGCTtagaaaatatcaaataaaactactgtatttaattataaaaacttttattaactaCTAGT belongs to Helicoverpa armigera isolate CAAS_96S chromosome 6, ASM3070526v1, whole genome shotgun sequence and includes:
- the LOC110381207 gene encoding uncharacterized protein LOC110381207 yields the protein MNSTMETILDSKTSSGTTSESPEQFKIKAASAPAIPKFSEDGLVKPQLSAPSYLNYMKQNETPPFRKPVMEPSPHIIIGTIMNEVEAVAMIAAGDADKENGLRKFLADFLIEKNITANYMISEKNFLISLMLETIEYAAQRDFGAYKLSVLITIYLDSHLYFKWYYWQSPTSVWNYFKEMMIRHSIEDTPYGEEVFGPEDCYDIVSHFHTVYLTNLPLIHILTFGTPRLKLLWPFKLVK